ATCCGAAACTGGCGCTGCCCTTCGGGGGTACTCAACAGCCCGCTGACGTTGATCCCCACCCGTACGATCGTCTCATCAGAGAGGCTCGCTTCGAGCCGGGAGTCCAGGTCGGGGCGCTGAGAGGGAAGCGCGAAGGCCACATCCACTCCGGATCGGCAACGCGCGTGGTCAACTCCGCGTCCAGCCAGCTCAAGTAGCCGCACGTGGCTCCGAGGGTCACGGGAGTAGGCAAGGGCGGCACCCCTGACCAGTCTCTCGGCCTTGCGACGGCCGGCTGCCGTGTCAAACGGTCCATAGGTCTGCGGCATCAGCACCAGAGGCGTGCCTACCCGCAATGCCGCTTCCTTCGGTGCGCTCACTGACGCTAGTCGGTCCCATCCATACATGTCGGTGAAGCTGTCTCCCCCCGAGATGTCAAGGACTGCATTCGCGCGCGCGAGACGGATGGCGACGTGATTCCCGCCCGAGCCCAGTGCCTGATCCCAACGGACTCGCGCCCAGCTCTCGGGACGGTGCAAGCGACGTGATCGGCGGACCCCGACTGCTTCAACGACCGTGTGCCCGTGCCAGACTTCGTCGGATCGGCGGACACCCCAGCCGTCATCGAGCATTGCAACGAGAGCTTGCTCACCCGCACGCGACGCCCAGTCATCGATTCCGCCGACCACCGATCGGCCCAATGCTTGAACGCCGCGGTTTCCGTTGCTCAACGGTGCTCCGGCGAGGACAAGTTTGACGACGCTCACCCGGCCATTATCCGTGCTAGATCGACCTTGGCCAGCTCGCCAGCATCGGCGGCTAGGCAAGCATCGCGAAGCTAGTCGTTGTAGTCAGACACCCACTACAGGTCAACGTGACCTTCGTCATGATTTCAGCCTCCGACGGCGTCGCGTATACCTCCTGAACGGCTGCTTTGGCTTCGGCGACCGCGCCGCTGGTGGGTGTTCCTCTACCTGTTCGCTGACTGTAACTCGCCGCGCACGATGAGTACTGATACGGTCACGTCTTCATAACGGCAACCACCAAGGGGGCGCCCTTCAGGGTGTGGTGAGCACTGAGAGCGAGCTTCCGAGCTCGGTAGAGTGAAACGAGGACGTCTGATCGTGAGAAGTGTCGTACATCGCATAGGCCCCACCCGATGGCCGATAGTCGCTCTTGGAGTGGCACTCGGCATGGTCGTACTGATGTTTGGGTTTACTCCAGCGTCAGCTGCTCCCGCGAGAGCCCAACACTCTGGCGACATCATCGTCGACGACGCGGGCGCTGTGGTCGAGAACCTAGACATCACGGGGTCGATCTTCGTCAAAGCCAACAACGTTACGATCCGCAACGTCACTGTTCGCTACAAGTACTACCACTCGATACGGATCGAGCCGGGCACCAAGGGTACGCGGATCTATGACACCGACGTCCAATGCCTCGGTGACCGCACCAACGGCGTGGTCTTCGGCGGCTATTACGCCGAGCGGGTCCACGTGAATGGATGCCGTCACGATTTCCTTTTCTCCGACGAGAATCCCGCCACTATTGTGGATAGCAGCATTGATGGAGTGCCGTATTCCAACGTATCCGGTACCACGAACTCATCGTCGACCGCCTCGACCACAAGGACATCGACGCCGACATCAAGCGCACCGACGACAACCAGCAGATCGACAACCAGTTCCCAAGCACCGAGCACTTCCGCGGCGTCTCCGGTCATTGATGCTGCGTGGCCCACCCCAGATTCCACCGGCCCACGACAGTCATCGCAACGCACCACCGGAAACCTCTCCTCATCCGCCGCCGGAGAACTCATCTCCCGCGTCACGGTCGCCGGCCGCCTCACAATCCGCCACGACAACGTCACCGTACGTGACGTGACAGTGAACGGAACCGGCACCTACATGATCCAAGTGCTCAAGAAATCAGACGGCACCTGCCCACGCAACGTCCGCATCGAGTACACCGAGATCAACGGCGCAAACGCCGCAGAAAATGACATCCCGCTGTACTCACCAGACTGCGGATACGTCTTCGACCACGGCTACATCCACAACGTCGGCCGCACATCACGACTGGTCAACGACACAACCATCAGCAACTCCTACGTCTTCTCGAACCGCACCGGATCCTCAGGCGCACACCGCGGCGCCGTCGGCACCAACGGCGGCAACAACAACCAGATCATCAACAACGTGCTGATGTGCGAGGGCGTCGGCTGCTCGGCAGCCATCCCAATGTACGGAGACTTCATGCCCGTAACAGGCCTGCTAGTCCAACACAACCTGCTAGCCACCACAGGCTCCTACTGCGCATACGGCGGCTCCGTCGACTCAAAGCCCTACCCGAACGGATCAAACATCCGCTTCATCGACAACCACTTCTCCACACGATACTTCCCAACCTGCGGACGATACGGCCCCATCATCGGCTTCGACAACGGAGTCCGCGGCAACGTCTGGACCGGCAACGTCTGGCACGAAACCGGCCGAGCAGTCAGCGCCAACTAAGCAGAACGAGTTTGCACTTGTTCCGCAAATAGCCAAATCAACCATAGGAGACTTAAAAAAGCCTCCTATGGTTGATTTGGTTTTGTGAACTCAAACAACGCCCGATATGGGTGGCTGAAAGGCAGGTGCGAGATAGACGGGCCAAGGGGCACGGGCAGTTGTGCTTCGGATAGCGGTCGTCTGCCCGGCCAGGGCGACAGAAGATCATCCGACGTGGGCTCCGCCCAGACCTGCGCCATCTACGTAAGGTACTGTGCGCGCAAGCACTCAAGAGACAAGCGCCGGGCAGAGGGCCCGACCATGAACCGGTTTTTCACCGCCGGTAGCCTACGCCAAGGACGGTGGCCTCGGGTTCCAAGGCGCGTGAAGTGAGGCTCATGCTGAGAGGTCATATGCCTGACAGGTCACCGACCACCGTGGTGCCGGCTGATCGCCAGCACGGGTGACACGGCACTAATCGAGCTTGATTCGCACCTAGGCTAGGGGGTTGGAGTGTCCCATGAGATCCTGCTCATCGCGGGTGGCTCAACTTCATCCGCACAGGATCATCGACGCCGGGTACTTGAGCACACTGCGTTACTCGTGCCGGGCGCAGACACATGGACCATCCATGTTAACAGCCACGTGAGCGTAGCGCTCGTCACCACCGTGCCAAGCAATGGCACCGTCGCTTACGCCGATACCGACGAGCGTGGGAGACTCATCATTCTTGGCGCATCCGAGGATGCCGTCAAGGCAGCACGGGACGGTCGCCAGGAGAGCCATCTATATGGAGCCGAGGCCGGTCATATCAAGGTCACACTTGGCAGCAATGGAGAGTTGGACATCACCTGTGACGGGGTTGGCTCCCTACCCTCGTTCTGGTCGTCGAGTCAGGGTGAGTTCCTATTCGCCACTCACCTAGCCTCAATGGTTAGTCTCGGAGTGCGCCCGATTCCGGACGAGGCTGGCATGGTTGAGTACCTTGTAACATTGCATCCGTTGAATAATCGGACCGTCCTGCGAGACGTCACATTACTTCCCGGTGGCGGGCGGATAACTTGGGCACCGAACTCGCGCCCACGCTTGAGCGTCAATAGACTTTATCTTCCCTCGGACGACCGCATGAGCGATGATGGCGCCATTGCCGAATTTGAGACCGTTTGGTCAACCGTGATGGTCGATATGGCCGGGCGCATTGGTACGAAGAGAGCTGGTCTTGGCCTTAGTGGTGGACTGGACAGCCGAGCGATCGCGGGCGGATGCGTGGATCACGGATTCCGACCTGCGACGTTTACCTATGGCAACGTGCACACGAATGAAGGGCGGGTGTCTTCACATGTCGCCGAGGTTCTCGGGCTCGACCACACCATAATACCGGTGCGACAGGACTGCTTACTCAGGGACACGTCCAGGGCCGTTAGCCTACTCGACGGCGCGCATAGTCCAGCAGAGATGTACGAATTGTGGTTCTGCGATGTCCTTAGAAACTTTGCCGACGTCGTTATCAATGGTCTCGACGGAGATGTATTCTGGGGCAATGACAAGGCCCTAGGGGTCGTCGGGTCAGACGGCATTCTCCACGCCCAGCTTCGCCGGTATGGTCCGGAGCTTGCCAGGCTTCGAGAATTCCTCGCTCCGGACTTCGGAAATTGGGCTACGGATCAATTTACGCGGAGTCTAGACGAGTCTATGACCGAGTGGGATCTGTCCTCGCGGGCTGACATGGTGGTATTCTGGCGAATTTACAACCGTCAGCTCAGGTGGGGGAACGCTCTCACTACCGCCCTACGGCGCTCGGGCCTACGAACAGAGCTTCCTTTCCGCGATTCTCGGTTCCTACGCTTCAGCGCCAGACTCACACCCGCACAGCGACGGAATGGTCAGCTCTACCTTGAAACGCACCGGAGACTCTTCTCGCAGATCTCAGGGATCGCGCGTAGTAGTGATGGGAACGCACCCGACCACCTGGATCATGTCTATTGGTCTGGAGAATCCCCTTATACTAGACAACTGGCGCGTTTGGCAATGCGGCACCCAGTATCGGCGGCGCGACGAGCGGCTCGCCAACTCGAAAAAGTGGCTGTGAACAGATCCCCCGATTGGTTGCCACTGGTTCCATGGAAGAATCGTAGCGTCTCGCGCTCTTCTATTTTTCCCGCGGATCTCTGGTTGAGGACCAGTCGCATCTACCGAGAACGACTGCTTGAATTGCTCGAATCGTCGCCAACTCTCTCCATCTTCTCATCGCTTGCCATAGACCAGTTCGCTGACAGCATCAGGAGTGGTCAGGCGAATAGTGGGGCACTCCTGCTCGCAAAGATTGCGACATTGCAGGCTTGGTTCGCGGATTACTCTCGGCGAGAGGCTTCCCGCCAATTGCTCACATGAGCGCAGGCGTGGACAATTCAGCAGGAGGGTTGGGTCCAACCTTCAGTAGAGCCTTAACCGCAGCGCGATGAGTGGGTCGGCCTAAGAGGCTCCTCACCGCTTCATTCCCCAACACGACCAACCAATAGAATAGGCTAGGAACCAATGAGTGACGCTTTCGGTAGAGTCGAGTCCGGTTGATCGCGACCAAGCTCCATAGGTATGGCGAGGTGCTCATTGAACCTCCGGGGTGCCTGACCTCCGCACTCATGACAAGGCAAAGGCGAGAGCCGGCATCTGCAAGGCGCAGCGCATAGTCAGTCTCCTCCGAGTAGAGCCAGAACCGCTCGTCCCATTCACCGATCGCATCGATGGTTGCCCGAGAGACAAGCATCGCTGCTCCAGTGGCCCAATCGGCGGTTGCGCCGTCGCAGTAGTATGCAGGATTTCTGATCATATCCCCGAGCTTGGGAAAGCGTGCTGCGCGATGCCCGCCGAGAAGAGCCTCTCCGACTGCGCGCATGATCGTGGGTTCGCGGCGAAGAGAGAACTTGAGGGTTCCGTCTACGGCCAGCACGGCTGGCACTGCAATCCCAACACCTGGAGCGCTTTCGACGGCGTCAAGCAACCTCACGACGCTGCCGGGCGAAGGAACTGCGTCAGGGTTGAGAATGTAGACCCCCCGGGAGCCTAGACCATTTCGCAGGGCAATGTTGATGCCACCAGCGTATCCTGAATTCGATCCTGCTTCGATCAGTCGCACCCACGGTGCTCTCTGCTTAACGATCGCGGGCGTGCCATCGCTCGAATCGTTATCGACAATGACGACGCGGCAGGTCGCGATCGATTCCAGCGCAGACGGCAGCGCAGCCAGCAATGCTTCGATAACAGCGGAACTGTTATAGGTAACACACACGACGACGACATCAGGTTCTGATGAACCAGTAGCCATCAGGTTCGCGGGCGGGGGCAACGAGGTTACCACTTGGCTGGCCGCCCCATAGCGAGCCTGATTCGGCGGCTTACCAACTTTAGTTTGCGTCGCCATCCGGAGTAGGTCCGGGGATCAAGCGATGCGGTTTGTAGCACTATGGCGCTCTGCTGAAGTTGAGCTGTCCACTGCTCGACCGTCATGACTCCGTTGGCTCTAGCGGACAACGGCATTCGATCTAATAGATCTTGGTCGCTATGGATCAATGTGTGCGGTGACCGCGGATCATCCATGTGATCCTCGGGCACGAACGGATAATAGAAGCCATTAACCGCGCCTGCCTCGGCCAAGCGCATGCAGTATCCTGTGAAGGACTCGCTTTCTCCGAGTGGCCCATTCGCATCGACCCTTGCGCGTGGCATCAGGTAGCCACTCCCTTGGACCCAGTTGTTGCGCATCAATGAGTGACCACCAGCAAAAGCCTGGATCTTTCGGCGCGCTAGCTCGGGTCGAAAATCTTCCTCGGGATGTCGCCAGCTTCCAATCACCCCAAACTCTGGGTTTGCCATGTGAGCTGAAGCGAAGGTGTCGAGCCAGCCGGGGGAAACAAGGCAATCGTCATCGACTTTGGACACGAACCGCGCCCGTGAATTCTGCCACAGCCAGTTCGTTGGCTCACGTAGCCGAACATTTTCACGACTGTGGTGATAATGTGCAACGCGGTCGTCAGAAACAAAGGGGCGAAGCGCCTCAATCGTCGCCTCGTCGTCGCCATTGTGCCACAGCCAAACCCGATCGTCATCGCCGAGGGTCTCAAGCAAGCGAGGAAGCGAGAGGCGGATGTACATCGCGCTGCGATACGTGATCATGACGATGTCGGCACGGCCGCCCATATATCCACCTCGTTCGGACTCGGGCCGGCGTCGCGACGAACCCGGCGAGCAGTTTCGAGCGTCGAGATTACCTTGCCCCGCGGTCAAGTTGGCGAACCAGCGCTCCAGGCCCGATTGATCCAAGTCCAGGTACTCCGGGGACCGCGCTAGCCGTTGGGGCAGGCTGTTGATCACTGTACCGCCCGGTGGGCCGAACGCGGTGAACGGGCTCGTGATACCGGATCGGGCGAAGTCAGGTCGCGCTCCAGCACGCGGCGTCACCGAAAGGCACGTTGTGATCGGGCTGACGCCCAACTCTACGAGGTCGCGTTCCCCACGGCACGTCCGCGGCCTCCGATGAACTAGCGGAGAACCGATGTGAGCTGAGGGCGAACCGACGCCGTCGGGCCCTTGTGCAGGTACCGTGGCTCTGTGCACGCCTGAACCGGTCCTTGCGATGCAGGTCGAGCCCGAACGCCAGCCAGATCCAACCGACCGACCGCGCACGCCGACAGATCGGATCTAACTGCCATCTCTTGCCTTACGAGTGCGTCGCATGCGCCAGTATGAGCAACCACCTACCCAACATGGCCGATGTCGATCATTCGGCTCGCGGAGCGTCGCACAGGCACAGGCCACCTAGTACTACAGGGCGTGATCTTCTAAGGTTGTGACGTTTCCGCAGGTCGTCGCGCTGTCGGCTCCTCCTCACGGGGGCCTGCCGTCGGGCTCCGTCCAGTCGGTCGCTCAACACCCGCTGACCGTCCCCCAGTCGCCGGGAACTGCGCTGGGCAACCTGTTCGTCGCGGCCTTGCCCTGGCGGCCGATCTTGACGGATTCCGGACACCCGCCGATTTCGAAGCGCCAAAACCGGCGACGTCGATCGTCGACCTAAGAATGAAAGTCGCGGTGTTTCTTTCGGCGCGCCTGCGATGATTCGACCGGACAAATGAAATCCTTGGGCATGCCGGTAATTCGTGTGTCGGAGCAGCCGATTGTGTACGATGGCGCGGTGACCCGAGCCGACCTGGATACATGGAATGCCGGCCTGGAGGACCTGCTCGCCCGGATGACCCCGATATTCTATCGAACCGAATCACGAAGACACGCCGAACAATACCTGCGTGGTCTGCTGTCGCCGCTGCAACGCAAGAACGGGTGGACGATCGCCGAACACGTCGGCGAATCCGAGCCCAAGGCCTTACAACGGTTCCTGAACATCTCACCGTGGGACGTCGAGCAGTTGCTGGTCCTGAACCGTGATTATGTCATGGGTCATCTGGCGTCTCCGGAGGCGATCCTGGTCGCCGATCCGACCGGGTTCGCGAAGAAGGGCAAAAAATCGGTCGGTGTCCAACGACAGTATTCGGGGACGTTGGGGCGGATCGACAACTGCCAGATCGCGACCTTCCTGGCTTACGTCACTCCCGGCCGGGACCGGGTGCTGATCGATCGGCGGCTCTACCTGCCGGAGAAGTCCTGGCTGGCCGACCCGGCGCGATGCGCAGAAGCGGGAGTGACTGCCGACACCGTGTTCCGGACCAGACCGGAGCAGGTCATCGAGATGATCAAGGTGGCCCGCGCGGCCGACGTGCCGTTCGCCTGGTTCACCGCGGACGAGGAATTCGGACAGAACCCGGGGCTGCGGGAATACCTCGAAAACACCGGCATCAGCTACGTGATGGCCATCCCGAAGAACACCACGTTCACCGACCACACCGGCCGTTCACGTCCAGTCTCAGAAATTCCCCTTTCGTTGAAGCCGACCGCCTGGCAACGTCGCGCCTGCGGCATCGGCGCGAAAGGATACCGCGTCTACGACTGGGTCCTGATCGAAACCGACGACCCTTCCAACCAATTCATGATCCGCCGCTCGACCGACAACGGTGAACTTGCCTTCTACCACTGCCACAACCCGAACCGCACCGGATTCGGTCAACTCGTCACCGTGGCCGGCGCTCGATGGCCGATCGAGGAATGTTTCGGCGCCAGCAAGAACGAAACCGGTCTTGATCAATACCAGGTCCGAAAACACAACGCATGGCATCGCCACATCACCCTGGCCATGCTCGCCCACTCCTTCCTCACGATCACCGCACATCAGGCCAAAAAGGGGGATCCGGACCACCACCCGACGGTTCCCCCGGACTCGCCGAAAAGCTCCGGCGCCTCATCGCGCTCACCGTCGCCGAAATACGTCGACTCCTGAACATCGACCGGCGAAACGACGCCGCCGTCAACCGTGCACTGACCTGGTCGACCTGGCGGCGGGCGCATCAGGCCGTCGCCCGCCGCTGCCACATCCGCGCCCGGCTGGCCCGTCAAGTCCTAATGATCTAGCCCTGTAGTACTAGACGACGACACAGTCCCGAACCGCTGTCGCGTTCGCTCTTTTGGTTGGCCGGAGGCCGAGAGCAAACTGGCAGTGACGCCTAGCGAACTGGTTGGCTCGGCAAACGCGGTTCGGTCGGTTGGGGTCAGACGAAGGATACTGCCTTCATGGTGAGCATCGTCATCCCCGCGCACAACGAAGAGCGGGGCATTCCTCGCTTGCTGGAAGCCCTCGGCGTACCGAACGAAGGGTCGTTTGAGGTGATTGTCGTCGCTAACGGCTGCAACGATGCCACCGTGGAGATCGCGACCAAGTTGGGCGCAACCGTCATCGAGACGCCGGAGCCGTCGAAGATTAAGGCTATCGCCCTGGGTGATACGGCCGCCACGACCTTCCCACGGTTGTACGTCGACGGCGACGTCATGATCGACACGGACAGCGTGGTGGCACTCTGCGAGCGGCTGACAGGCGGGGTCCACGCTGCCGGACCCGAGAGGATTCTGCCAATGGGGGGAGTGTCGTTGCCAGTCCGCTGGTACTACGACATCTGGGGGCGCCTCGACGGAGTACGGACGGAGCTATATGGACGCGGCGTCATTGCAGTCGATCAGATCGGGCACGCACGATTGGCGGACTGGCAGGATGTGATGGCGGACGATGGTCTGATTGCGATGAGTTTCGCGCCGCATGAGCGGGTGGTTGTGCGCAACGCCCGCGTGACGATCTGGCCACCGAAGACCTATCGAGATCTTCTCCGTCGGCGGATCCGGGTTGCGACAGGCAACGCGATGATGGCCGGCCAGCCATCGTTCGAACGTCCTTCGGGCGCCTCGGCAAGATGGATGCTCCGCCTAGCCGTGACGCAGCCGGTGCTCCTCCCCAAGATCGCTGTCTTTGCTGGGACCACCGCGATCGTCCGTCTTCGAAAGAGACTGTCCCGGCGCACTTCCGACCGAGTCTGGTTGCGCGATGAGAGTAGTCGGGTCTGATCGGAGAATCGTTCTCATTGGTGACCGTGACCGCACGACAATGGGCTGACTCGGTGCTGTGACCACCTGGTTGATGGCCGCCAGAAGTCGATCGGCCGCCGACCCACCACGACAGCAGACCGCGCTGACCACGACGGGAACGCGAACGTCGAATGCCCGTTGCTCCTTGTACCGAACCGCTCCACTTGCGTCGGGCTGGAAGTGACGTTCTCTTTGATCACTCATAGTGACGTAGCAATCGCACTCGGTAGTCGCTACCATGCGGTCAGCGTTGTCGTCCGGCAACGCCGCGAGGGGGGCCAAAGTTGCGTGCCGATGCGAGTTCGGGTACACGAACCAAGCTCAATCGACGTCATCTGAGATGTCTGCCCGCCTTTTCTTGCGCAGCGCTCATTTGGATCATGTGCGTGACGGCTGGATCCGCAGACGCTGTCGCGCTGCACGAACGCCCCCTCACGAGTTCAGCCGGGATTCAGAACGAGCGTGGTGAACCGACCAACGGAGCGGTGGCTCTCAGAGCGGAAGTCAATGGCCGCTATGTAGTCGCAGAGAACGCCGGCCAATCGCCCCTGATCGCAAACCGCTCTGCGGTCGGCCCGTGGGAAAGCTTCGACATGATCCAGATCAATAGCACAGATATCGCGCTGCGCGCCCAAGCCAATCGCAAATACGTCTGCGCTGAGTCGGGCGGTGCGAACCCCTTGATCAGTAATCGTGACGCTGCCGGCGCTTGGGAAACATTTCAATTAATTCACAATTCCGACGGCACTGTAAGCCTAAGATCACGCGCCAATGGTCGCATCGTCACGGCTGAAAGCGCCGGAGACGCACCCCTCATTGCGAATCGTACGGACGTTGGCCCTTGGGAAAAATTCACGCTTGTCCAGTTAGGCACTTCTCAGCCAAACCCCGGCGGAGCGGCGTCTCCGGTCATTGATGCTGCGTGGCCCACCCCAGATTCCACCGGCCCACGACAGTCATCGCAACGCACCACCGGAAACCTCTCCTCATCCGCCGCCGGAGAACTCATCTCCCGCGTCACGGTCGCCGGCCGCCTCACAATCCGCCACGACAACGTCACCGTACGTGACGTGACAGTGAACGGAACCGGCACCTACATGATCCAAGTGCTCAAGAAATCAGACGGCACCTGCCCACGCAACGTCCGCATCGAGTACACCGAGATCAACGGCACAAACGCCGCAGAAAATGACATCCCGCTGTACTCACCAGACTGCGGATACGTCTTCGACCACGGCTACATCCACAACGTCGGCCGCACATCACGACTGGTCAACGACACAACCATCAGCAACTCCTACGTCTTCTCGAACCGCACCGGATCCTCAGGCGCACACCGCGGCGCCGTCGGCACCAACGGCGGCAACAACAACCAGATCATCAACAACGTGCTGATGTGCGAGGGCGTCGGCTGCTCGGCAGCCATCCCAATGTACGGAGACTTCATGCCCGTAACAGGCCTGCTAGTCCAACACAACCTGCTAGCCACCACAGGCTCCTACTGCGCATACGGCGGCTCCGTCGACTCAAAGCCCTACCCGAACGGATCAAACATCCGCTTCATCGACAACCACTTCTCCACACGATACTTCCCAACCTGCGGACGATACGGCCCCATCACCGGCTTCGACAACGGAGTCCGCGGCAACGTCTGGACCGGCAACGTCTGGCACGAAACCGGCCGAGCAGCCAGCGCCAACTAACCTCGATTCTTCATGCCGGTGATTCGGCTGCCTGGGTCTGATCCAGAGCCCTCGCGGGGCAGTGATTTTGGCTTGCGGGCGGCGTTTGGTGACCGAGTGTCGGCTCGGGTGGCCGCCGGTTCCACTTCCGGTGGTTGGACTTTCGGGTCGTCGGGACGGTTGAGCGGGGTCAGGTGAACGCGACGCGGATGCGGTGCCAGGCGGCGGCGATCGCTGGGGCCCAGCGCCAGGTGCGGTCCAGGCGCAGCCGGACCTGTCGGGCGCCACGGCTGATCCGGGCGGCCACGTGCAGCACCCGGTAGCGGAAGGTCGCGACCTCGCAGCAGGCGAGATCGGGCTCGTCCGGGAAGCCGATGAGCTTGCACCAGGCCAGCAGGTCGGTCGCTGTCAGCACGATCTCCAACCAGGCGCTGTTGGACGACCAGGAGTGGCAGGGCAGATTCCGAAGCCCGGTCGCCTTCGCTTGGCGGATGCGGTCCTCCACCCGGGCGTGTTGTCGGTGCCGAAGGTCCAGCCCGGCCAGTTGACCGGGGACCACACCGATCGGGGTGTCGGTGATGAACGCGGTGATCCGGTGCCCATCGGCGTCGGTGAAGGTGAGTTGGGCCCCGGGGTGAGGCCTTTCCTTGCGCAGGATCAGCCGGGTCCGCGGCGGCCAGGCGGACAGATCGACCAGCCCGGTCGCCTCGGCCAACCAGGCACCGTCCCGGATGCTGCCGTCGCGCTCGATCGCCGGGTACCACACCCTCCACCCCTGCGCGGCGCCCAGCTCAGCGGCCTGCGCCAGGACCTCGACCGCGTCCCGGACCGGCGCGGTGACCGGGAACCCGAACGAGAAGCCGATCCCGGCGGCCCGGCACTCGGCGGCGAAACCGTGGGTGGCACCGGCGGAATCGGATCGGATCAGCACCCGCGGGCCGGTCGGGTCGTCGGGCCGGGGGCGGTACGCCTCGGGCAACGACGCCAACGCCTCGCCCAGCACCTGGATGTGGTCGGCGGTGGTATTGCTGCCCGCGTTCCCGGCCCGCAGCATCCCGGCCAGGGCCTCGCCGCCGGCGATGTCGGGGCGGTCCAGGAACACCAGCAGCGGGTGGAACCCGAACGTCCGTTTCTTCTCTGCACCAACCAAACCGGACATATCAGCTGGTATGGGGCGGTCAGTTCGGCGTGGTCCTTCCGTTCACGGCTCGCCCGGCGGAATCGCCGAAGGACGGCAGGCCGAGCGGGACGCTGCGGCGGTCGTCGGCGATCTGATCGACCTGCTCGAGCTTGTGCCGGGCGGCGTGCAGGCTGACCTGGAGTCCTTCGACCTCACCGAGCCACCCCTGCTGGCGGGCCTCGGCGATGCGGGCGATGAGATTGTCGCGGATCTCGACGAGCCGGTTACGTTTGTCCGGGTCCGGTCGCATGAGCGGGCATCTCAGGCATGCGTGTTCGTGGATGCAGGGGGTGGCGTAGGAGCGGCCGCAGGTGCCGAGGGCGAGTTTGCGGTGTTGGAAGTGGCCGAGGAACTCGTCCCATTCCTGCTCGGTCGGGACCCGGTATTCCTCGGCCGGACGCAGGGCGCGTCGGCGGGCGATGAACGCGCGGTGCCCGGTGATGACTTCCTCGGGGTAGACGGCCTTGTATCCCATGGTGGTGTTGATGTCTCGATGGCCGGCGACGAGTTGGGCGATGTGCGGGGGCATGCCGTGCAGCACGGCGTCGGTGATGAACAGCCGGCGGAAGTCGTGCGGGGTGAACCGCAGCGGTTGCCCGGCGGCGTCGGTGATGCCGGTGCCGTGCAGGGCCTGGGTGAGCCAGTCGGCGATGGTGCCGCCGGGGATGGCACGCTGCTCGAGGCTGAACCGACGCTGGAACAGCAGCGGCATCGGCGGGTTCCAGATCCGTTCATGGGAGTCGTAGGAGGCGACGCAGCCGACCGAGCCGTCGGGTCGGCGGATGCGTGTGATGATCGCGGCCAGCATATCGGCAAGTTCTGGGCTGACCACCAGCAGCCGTTCGGTGTCGCTCTTGGACGGCGCGATCTGCAGCAGCGGAACCAGTTCCCCGGTGTCGGGCAGGGTGTACTGGATGAGACTGTGATGGGACAGCTCGCTGAGCTCCTCGATGCGAACGCCGGTGTGTCGCAACGTTTCCACCGCGGCCCAGGTCCAGAACGCGCGGTCCTCCTCACCGGTCAGGTCGCG
This genomic window from Nakamurella multipartita DSM 44233 contains:
- a CDS encoding polysaccharide pyruvyl transferase family protein, with the translated sequence MLDDGWGVRRSDEVWHGHTVVEAVGVRRSRRLHRPESWARVRWDQALGSGGNHVAIRLARANAVLDISGGDSFTDMYGWDRLASVSAPKEAALRVGTPLVLMPQTYGPFDTAAGRRKAERLVRGAALAYSRDPRSHVRLLELAGRGVDHARCRSGVDVAFALPSQRPDLDSRLEASLSDETIVRVGINVSGLLSTPEGQRQFRILGDYISVFVMLVRKLIADGVVIVFVPHVHRADGSGESDMNAINAVSAQLTPTERERVVTLPAILDAAELKWCISRLDWLVGSRMHATIAGLSQQIPTFGFAYSDKSGGVFQTCGLASEIADARSAEGEEAVRLMLDAFARRELTREILARSAPPVVQRARDQMTDILGAVHSWTMGVIPGTIA
- a CDS encoding asparagine synthase-related protein, which translates into the protein MAGRIGTKRAGLGLSGGLDSRAIAGGCVDHGFRPATFTYGNVHTNEGRVSSHVAEVLGLDHTIIPVRQDCLLRDTSRAVSLLDGAHSPAEMYELWFCDVLRNFADVVINGLDGDVFWGNDKALGVVGSDGILHAQLRRYGPELARLREFLAPDFGNWATDQFTRSLDESMTEWDLSSRADMVVFWRIYNRQLRWGNALTTALRRSGLRTELPFRDSRFLRFSARLTPAQRRNGQLYLETHRRLFSQISGIARSSDGNAPDHLDHVYWSGESPYTRQLARLAMRHPVSAARRAARQLEKVAVNRSPDWLPLVPWKNRSVSRSSIFPADLWLRTSRIYRERLLELLESSPTLSIFSSLAIDQFADSIRSGQANSGALLLAKIATLQAWFADYSRREASRQLLT
- a CDS encoding glycosyltransferase family 2 protein, with the translated sequence MATQTKVGKPPNQARYGAASQVVTSLPPPANLMATGSSEPDVVVVCVTYNSSAVIEALLAALPSALESIATCRVVIVDNDSSDGTPAIVKQRAPWVRLIEAGSNSGYAGGINIALRNGLGSRGVYILNPDAVPSPGSVVRLLDAVESAPGVGIAVPAVLAVDGTLKFSLRREPTIMRAVGEALLGGHRAARFPKLGDMIRNPAYYCDGATADWATGAAMLVSRATIDAIGEWDERFWLYSEETDYALRLADAGSRLCLVMSAEVRHPGGSMSTSPYLWSLVAINRTRLYRKRHSLVPSLFYWLVVLGNEAVRSLLGRPTHRAAVKALLKVGPNPPAELSTPALM
- a CDS encoding glycosyltransferase family A protein; translated protein: MGGRADIVMITYRSAMYIRLSLPRLLETLGDDDRVWLWHNGDDEATIEALRPFVSDDRVAHYHHSRENVRLREPTNWLWQNSRARFVSKVDDDCLVSPGWLDTFASAHMANPEFGVIGSWRHPEEDFRPELARRKIQAFAGGHSLMRNNWVQGSGYLMPRARVDANGPLGESESFTGYCMRLAEAGAVNGFYYPFVPEDHMDDPRSPHTLIHSDQDLLDRMPLSARANGVMTVEQWTAQLQQSAIVLQTASLDPRTYSGWRRKLKLVSRRIRLAMGRPAKW
- a CDS encoding IS701 family transposase; translated protein: MTRADLDTWNAGLEDLLARMTPIFYRTESRRHAEQYLRGLLSPLQRKNGWTIAEHVGESEPKALQRFLNISPWDVEQLLVLNRDYVMGHLASPEAILVADPTGFAKKGKKSVGVQRQYSGTLGRIDNCQIATFLAYVTPGRDRVLIDRRLYLPEKSWLADPARCAEAGVTADTVFRTRPEQVIEMIKVARAADVPFAWFTADEEFGQNPGLREYLENTGISYVMAIPKNTTFTDHTGRSRPVSEIPLSLKPTAWQRRACGIGAKGYRVYDWVLIETDDPSNQFMIRRSTDNGELAFYHCHNPNRTGFGQLVTVAGARWPIEECFGASKNETGLDQYQVRKHNAWHRHITLAMLAHSFLTITAHQAKKGDPDHHPTVPPDSPKSSGASSRSPSPKYVDS